Part of the Labrenzia sp. PHM005 genome is shown below.
CATGCGCCGTCTCGGCAACAAGGTTGCTGCCCGCAACCTGGCGATTGAAGCCGGTGTTCCGGTTATGCCGGCGACCGATCCGCTGCCGGATGATCTGAACGAGATCAAAAAACAGGCTTTGGAGATCGGGTATCCGGTGATGCTCAAAGCCTCTTGGGGCGGCGGCGGCCGGGGCATGCGCGTGATCCCCGATGAAGCGACGCTGGAAAAGGAAGTTTTAGCGGCCAAACGGGAAGCGAAAGCGGCCTTCGGCAAGGACGAGATTTATCTTGAAAAGCTGGTTCAGCGTGCCCGCCACGTTGAAGTACAGATCCTCGGAGACGGCGAAAACGTCGTCCATCTTTATGAGCGCGACTGCTCCATCCAGCGCCGCCACCAGAAAGTGGTTGAGCGTGCACCCGCGCCCTACCTGGAAGAGGAAAAACGCAAAGAGCTGTGCGAATACGGCCTGAAAATCGGCCGGGCTGTGAACTATCGCGGTGCCGGTACCGTTGAATTCCTGATGGATGCTGATACGGGCGCCATCTACTTCATCGAGGTGAACCCTCGCGTTCAGGTCGAGCATACGGTGACGGAGGAAGTCACCGGCATCGACATTGTTCAGGCGCAGATCCACATCGCGGACGGCGAAAAAATCGGCACGCCAAAAAGCGGTGTCCCGGCTCAAGAAAACATTCGTCTGAACGGTCATGCGCTGCAGTGCCGCATCACCACGGAAGATCCGGAACAGAACTTCATTCCCGATTACGGTCGCATCACCGCCTATCGCGGCGCGACCGGGTTCGGTATTCGTCTCGATGGAGGCACCGCCTATTCCGGCGCTGTGATCACGCGCTTTTACGATCCGCTTCTGGAAAAAGTCACGGCCTGGGCTCCGACGGCGGAAGATGCTCGTAAACGCATGGATCGTGCCTTGCGCGAGTTCCGGATCCGCGGCGTTGCAACCAACCTGGTGTTTTTGGAAAACATCATCGATCACGCCGATTTCCGTGCGCAGAACTACACGACCCGATTCATTGATGACACGCCAGCGCTGTTCGAACAGACGAAACGTCAGGACCGCGCGACCAAGCTTTTGACTTACATCGCAGATGTGTCGGTCAACGGCCACCCGGAAACCAAAGACCGCGTACGTCCGCCGAAGGATGTGGCCGCACCGATCGTTCCGGATTTCGGTGACGACAAGCCGAAAGGCACCCGCGAGCTTTTGGACGAGCTGGGCCCGAAAGGCTTTGCCGACTGGATGAAGGATCAAAAGCGGGCGCTGATCACTGATACCACCATGCGCGACGGTCACCAGTCCCTGCTGGCGACCCGTATGCGGTCTCATGACATCGTCAACATCGCCGAAAGCTACGCCACCGGCCTTCCAAGCCTGTTTTCGCTGGAATGCTGGGGCGGTGCGACCTTTGATGTGTCCATGCGCTTCCTGACGGAAAGCCCCTGGGAACGGCTGCATCAGATCCGTGAAAAAGCACCGAACATCCTGCTTCAGATGCTGCTGCGTGGCTCCAACGGCGTTGGCTACACCAACTACCCGGACAATGTGGTCAAGTACTTCGTCCATCAGGCGGCAGAAAACGGCATTGACCTTTTCCGCGTGTTCGACTGCCTGAACTGGGTGGAAAACATGCGCGTTTCCATGGATGCGGTCCAAGAAACCGGCAAGCTCTGTGAAGGTGTGCTCTGTTATACCGGCGACATGCTGGACAGCGCCCGGCCGAAATATGACCTCAAGTATTATGTCGGCCTTGCCAAAGAGCTGGAAGCTGCTGGCGCTCACATCCTCGGTATCAAGGATATGGCTGGCCTCCTGAAACCTCAGGCGGCCAAGGTTCTGGTCAAGGCATTGAAGGACGAGGTCGGCTTGCCGATCCACTTCCATACGCACGACACCTCCGGCATTGCGGCTTCCACCATTCTGGCGGCAGTGGAAGCCGGGGTTGATGCAGTCGATGCAGCCATGGATGCGCTCTCCGGCCTGACATCTCAGCCGTGCCTTGGCTCCATTGTTGAAGCCTTGCGCGGAACCGATCGGGATACAGGTCTCGATGCCAAGACCATTCGGCAGATTTCCTTCTATTGGGAAGCTGTGCGCACGCAGTACCGGGCCTTTGAAAGTGACCTGCGCTTTGGAGCCTCCGAAGTCTACCTCCATGAAATGCCCGGTGGTCAGTTCACCAACCTGAAGGAACAGGCCCGTTCGCTTGGTCTTGAAACCCGCTGGCATGAAGTGGCGCAGGCTTATGCGGATGCCAACCAGATGTTCGGCGATATCGTCAAGGTGACACCGTCATCCAAGGTGGTGGGCGACATGGCGTTGATGATGGTCAGCCAAGGCCTCACCGTTGCCGATGTTGAAGACCCAGCCAAAGACGTTGCCTTCCCGGACAGTGTTGTGAAGATGCTGCATGGTGATCTTGGTCAATCTCCGGGCGGATGGCCGAAGGCTCTACAGGATAAGGCTTTGAAGGGTGACAAGCCGATCGCGGTTCGCCCGGGCTCTCTGCTCGATGACGCGGATCTGGACGAAGAACGGTCCGATGCGGCGGCAGCCACCGGCCATGACATCGACGACACCGAGCTGGCGTCCTATCTGATGTACCCAAAAGTCTTCACCGACTTCGACAAGGCGCAGCAGCAGTACGGCCCGACGTCTGTTCTTCCGACACCGGTCTATTTCTACGGCCTAGAGCCGGGTGATGAGATCTTTGTCGACCTGGAGCCGGGCAAAACCCTTGTTGTGCGCTGTCAGGCAATTGGTGAGACGGACGAGAAGGGCGAGAAAAAAGTCTTCTTCGAACTCAACGGTCAGCCGCGCAACGTCAAGGTTCCGGACCGCGCCCATGGCGCTGTCGGCGCTGCTGCCATGCGCAAGGCTGAAGACGGCAATGCGTCTCATGTCGGTGCGCCGATGCCGGGCGTGATCTCCACGGTCGCGATTGGCGCCGGTCAGGAGGTAAAGGCCGGCGACGTGCTCGTCTCCATCGAAGCCATGAAGATGGAAACTGCACTTCACGCCGAGCGGGACGGCAAGGTCGCAGAGGTTCTGGTCACTCCCGGTGCGCAGATTGATGCCAAAGATTTGCTTGTGGTGTTTGAGGCTTAAGAGGTGTTGAGGGTCAGGCCATAGCTTCTATGGCCTGACTTAGCTTCTTTTTCATACCAACTTTTTCCAGGTGGATTTCCAAGATCGGATCTTTTCGGCGCTCCTGCCATACAATCTGGTAACCCAGATGCTGGTAGAGGCCGAGGGCCCGAGTGTTTTGAGCAGCTACTTGGATTTCACTTACAGAAAACCCTTTAGCGGCGATTGTGGCTTCGAGTTTTCTTATGAGCGCTGAGCCAATACCCCGGCCTTCAATTTCCGGATCCACCCAAAGATCACTGATGTGATTGTTGTGGTCTTCGCAGGCGGCAAATCCGGCAATTTTCCCGTTGACATCGGCGACCAGGACCGTTTCTCCCATTGTTTTCAGAAATGGTAGGAAGGGATTGTCCTTGCAGATCCGCGCGTAGACATTTTTAGGCACCAGTGGGCCGACACCCTTTTGCCAAGCCCGCAGACCAACATCTGCAAGGCTTTCTATTTCTGACGTGTGGGCTGGGCGGAGAACGAGCGTTTTGGTCAAAGATCTAAACTGGTTCGAGGCTGACTGGAGTATTGAGTGCCAGCAAGCCTACTCCGCAGCTTTCAAGCGGGAGCGTTGGGCGGGGGCTTCGGCGGTGCCAATCCACAGATCCAGGAACCGGTCCAGCCATGTCCGGACCGCTGCGTCGTAGACAAAACGTCCAGCAAAATGATCGCGCCGCTGCTGCGCACCGGGCAGTTCCATGCGTGGAGCGCCCTTGGTGGTCCATTTGACCATCATCTGATGGGTGAGTTCTGGGTGGAACTGGATGCCGTAGGCGGCGGGGCCAACGCGGATAGCCTGGTTCGGGTAGGTCGGGCTGGTTGCCAGAAGCTCGGCTCCGGCCGGGCAATCGAAGCCTTCGCGATGCCACTGATAAACCTTTTGCGGCCAGTCCATCAGGTCTTTGCCAGCATCCGTCGGCTGCAGGGGATAATAGCCGATTTCGACCATCTCCTCCTTGTGGCCGGCGACTTTACCGCCAAGGTGTTTGACCATCATCTGCGCGCCCAGGCAGATGCCGAGAAACGGCGCCTCTTCTTTCAAGGGCACGTTGATCCAGTCAATTTCCTTGTGAACGAAGCCATCCGGATCGTTGGCACTCATCGGGCCGCCAAAAATAACGGCGCCTGCATGATCGCGCATGGTATCGGGCAAGCTATCACCGAAGCGCGGTTTGCGGATGTCGAGCGAAAAGCCCCGTTTTATGAGTTCCTGACCAACACGTCCGGGTGACGAGTGTTCCTGGTGCAGGACGATCAGCACTTTCGGTCGGGGAGTTGCAAAGTCAGACGTAAAATCCATGAGATTCAATATGGGCGAGCGCTCTGAAAAAATCGAGTCCTTTGCAAGTCTGGATTGTAGAAATCCAAATTTCTCGAATTTGACTACGCTTCATCCGGTTCTGGCGCGGTTTTAGCCACCTTGTGGCGCAGCACCATCCGGTCGCGGGAAGAAACGCCGAGAAGCTCGGCTACTCGCCAGATGGTGTTGTCCTCAAATTCGTGGACATGGCCGTCGGCGTAGACGATCTCCCACATCATTTCGATGATGGCGAGGCGTTCGTCTTCATTGGTGGTGCGTTTCAAAACGGATGTGAAGCCATAAAGATCGACAGCTTCTTCATCGCGCTGTTTGGCAGCTGCAATCAGTTCGCTGGTGTCTTCATCACTCAACTCGTAATGGGCTTTCAGAATCTGCCGGAGTTTTTCGCTCTCGCTGTCTTCGATCACGCCATCGATATCGACCAGGTGAAACAGGAGTGCTGCGGCCGCGAGACGTTTGTCGTCATCGGCAAAGGTCTTTTTGCCACTGTCTCCGAATGTGATTTCCCGGACAAAGCTCTTCAGCGCGTTCAACATGCGTAGTTTTCCTAATCAGCCAATCTGCAGTAATTGCCTAATGTTGCGACCAGATCCAATCCCTCTTTAGCATCAAAGAGTTGGCAGCGCATTAAAGCACTTTCAAGGTATGTGAAAAGTTGTTTTTTTGAGTCATGTTTTTTGAATCGTTCTAAAGTATTGATTTTTTTAGACTTTATAACTTGACTTTTTGTCTCATGAAATGTTTCACCAAGTCGGACGGCGCGTCGAGCGCTGTAAGACCTCATAATTTTGCAAGTAGTCAGTATCGACCGGCTGACCGCATTGCCTTGGTTTTAGGAACGACCCTATGAAATCCATCAAGCTCGCTCTTTTGGCAGCAACAACCCTTTTGGCAACTCCGGCTATGGCCGCAGCTCCCGCCGATGTTCTTTCCACGTATGGCGACATTGCGCATGCCAAGTTTGCCGACTCTCTGGCAACGGCAAAATCTTTGAAAGCAGCAGTCGACAAGCTGATTGCCGAGCCGAGCGAAGCCAACCTAGAAGCGGCCCGCGCTGCTTGGGTTGCAGCACGTAATCCTTATCAGCAGACCGAAGCCTACCGTTTTGGCAATGCGATCGTCGACGATTGGGAAGGTAAAGTGAACGCCTGGCCGCTGGATGAAGGCCTGATCGACTATGTCGACGTTTCTTATGGCGATGAATCAGAAGAAAACGATTATTATGCTGCCAATGTGATTGCCAATCCGACCCTGAAAGTTGGCGGCGAAACCATTGATGCCAGCAACATCACTGCATCGCTTCTGTCTGAAAAACTGCAGGAAGCCGGCGAAGTGGAAGCCAATGTGGCCACTGGTTACCACGCGATTGAATTCATGCTGTGGGGGCAGGACCTGAACGGCACGGACAAAGGCGCTGGCAGCCGTCCGGCAACCGATTTTGACACTGCCAACTGTACTGGCGGCAACTGCGAGCGCCGGGCTCAGTATCTGGCCGCTGCAACAAACCTGCTGATTTCCGATCTGGAAGAAATGGTTGTGGCCTGGGCGCCGGGCGGAGCAGCCCGCGAAGACCTTGGCGGTAAAGGGGAGGCTGGCGGTCTGGCAACGATCCTGACCGGCATGGGCTCCCTCTCTTATGGTGAGCTGGCTGGCGAGCGCATGAAGCTCGGCCTGATGCTGCATGATCCAGAAGAAGAGCATGACTGCTTCTCCGACAACACGCATATGTCGCACTACAACGATGTTGTTGGCATCCGGAACGTCTACTTCGGCGAATACAAGAGCCCGCTCGGCAACGATGTCAAAGGTGCATCTCTCGCCGACATGGTTGCCGCCAAAGACGCTGCGCTTGCGGAAGAAATGAAGACCAAACTCGACGCGACATTGGCAGCATTCGAAACCATGAAAGCGCGGGCTGAAGGCGGCGAAGCCTATGACCAGATGATTGGTGAAGGCAACGCAGAAGGCAACGCTGTTGTTCAGGCAGCCATCGACGCACTTGTTGATCAGACCGCTTCGATTGAGCGTGTCGTGAAGGCACTTGAGCTTGAAGAAATTGCCTTTGAAGGCTCCGACAGCCTGGACAATCCGTCCGCTGTTTTCGAATAGGACCACTCTTGGCGGGCAGTTCAACTGCCCGCCATTATTATGACCAGCTGGAATTGGGGCTCCGGCAGGACGGATACTAGGATGCGAATTTTGGACAAGGTCCCAGGACTGAGCGCCCTCGCTGGCGCTTGTATTGTTTTTGCCGGTTTGTTTTATGCACCGGCTGTGGCCGACGAATTGTTGAGCCACCGCGAGGATCTGTCGGAAGAAGACAGGGCCAAGGTCTTGAACGTGCTGCCGCTCGCCACGGACTTTTCCAAGGCCGAAGGTTTTGAGCGGATGCAGGGCGGTGCGGGAACCTCCCGGAAGCGGATCAACCGCGACGCCTTTTCCCACTCCAACGCAAATCTGACGTTCGAGCAGGAGCGGGACTTCAAACTCGGCAACGGCCTGTTCAAAAAACTCTGGGCGTCTTCTCCGGCCTCGACAAAGGCATCGGACGGTCTGGGCCCACTTTACAATGCCCGCTCATGCCAAGGTTGCCATTTGAAAGATGGCCGCGGACGGCCGCCGCGGCCAGGTGATGAAGCGGTTTCTTTGTTCCTGCGTCTCTCCATTCCGCCGCAAACTGAAGAGCATCAGAAGGCCTTGGCCGATAAGACGCTTTTGCGGATCCCTGAACCAACCTATGGCGGTCAGTTTCAGGCGTTTGCCGTTACAGGCCTGCCCGCGGAAGGCCGCTTCGATATTGTTCACGAGGAGATTGAAGTACCGCTGAATGGTGGTGAAGTCGCCGTTCTGCAAAAACCGGTTTACAAGATCCGGGATCTCGGTTTTGGCGACATGCACCCGGAAACGCTGATCTCGCCGCGGGTGGCGCCGCCAATGATTGGCTTGGGTTTGCTTCAGGCTATTCACCCTGGAGATCTCGAAGCTTTGGCGGACCCGAACGATCTGGATGGCGACGGAATTTCAGGAAAAATCAGCCTTGTGCGGGATGGCCGGACAGGAGATCTCATGATCGGCCGGTTCGGCTGGAAGGCTTCCAATCCGAACATTCGCGATCAAACAGCTGGCGCCTTTTCAGGCGACATCGGGATCAGTTCCCCGGACAAACCGGACAATTATGGTGATTGCACAGAGCGTCAGGTTGCGTGCCGGTCCATGCCCCATGGCGAACAGACCAATCTGGGTGTTTCCGAAATACCCGATCCGGTGATGGATCTCGTCACCTTCTATTCTGAGAACCTGGCCGTTCCGGCCCGCCGGGATGTTTCCGATCCGGACGTCTTGCGGGGCAAGGAACTTTTCTATGAGATCGGCTGCACCAAATGCCATCAGCCGAAATATGTCACCCGCCGGAATGCGGAAACGGAAGCGCATCAGTTTCAGCTGATTTGGCCGTATACGGATCTTCTGCTCCACGATATGGGCGAAGGGTTGGCCGATGGGCGTCCCGTTGGTGATGCCACAGGCCGGGAATGGCGCACCCCGCCGCTATGGGGGATCGGCTTGACGGAGACGGTCAACGATCATACCCGTTTCCTGCACGATGGCCGGGCGCGCAACCTGCTCGAAGCTGTTTTGTGGCACGGCGGGGAAGCGGAAATGGCACGCGATCAGGTGATTGCAATGGAGCCCGGAGAGCGTAAGTCCTTGGTCCGGTTTTTGGAGTCGTTGTAATGCTGCGCATGTTTGGAATTTGTCTGGCGCTGGTGGCCAGTTGGCCGGCACTGGCAACAGACTACCGGAAACCGGTGGACGCGTTGATTTCCGGATATATCCGGCCCGCAACGCAGACATTTGCCGAAACTGCGACCAAACTACCAGCGGCCGTCCAAGCGGTATGTTCTTTACCCCATGAAACAAGCATCGCGGCGTTTCAAAATGCCAATGCAGACACCATTCGGGACTTCGCAAAAATCCATTTTCTGCGATTTGGCCCCCTCGTCGAAGAGGATCGTCTAAGCCGTCTAGCGTTCATGCCAGATCCGAGGGCGACAGCACAGCGGCAGATCCGCAAGTTGGTCGCAGCGCAAGACACTGGCGTTCAAAACGCCGATACGTTGGCCGGCAAGAGCGTTGCTGTCCAGGGTCTGACGGCGCTGCAGCTGATCGCCTTTGATAAGACTGGGGGCGTGACACTTGGAAAAGACGGGCCGGACAGTTTCGCCTGCAAGTACAGTCAGGCGATCGCAGAAAATGTGGCCATGATTGCCAATGAGACTGCTGCTGCCTGGCAAGATCCGAAGGGATATAGTCAGGTTCTGCTCGAAACTGGGGCTAAAAATGCGCGGTTCAAATCCTCAAAAGAAGCGCTGGAGTCGGTGTTCAACGTTCTTGCGACCGGGCTAACCGTCGCGCGGGATCAGAACGTATTGCCTGCCTTGGGCAAATCGGAAGAAAAGGCAAAACCGCGCAGAATTCCATTCTCCAGGTCCGGTAATGGCGTTTTGTTCCTCTCCAGCGAGCTGTTGGGGCTGGAGCAAGCCTTGGTGAGCATGAATTTGAAGCCGATGTCGTCCTCCGAACATGAATGGCTGTTCGACACGCTAGGATTTGAATTTAAAAACGCCCAAAGCCTTTTAAGTCAGCTTCAACCGCCCCTGCGCCAGACATTTGAGGAGAGCGGCGCGTATTCCAAACTTAAGGTTCTCACGATCACGCTTCAGTCAATCCGCGAACTGGTTTCGCCGGAAATTGCCGGTGCATTGGGTCTGGCCGGAGGCTTCAATGCCCTGGACGGCGACTAACACCACTACCTTTTCCCGCAGGGGAGTGTTGGCGGCGCTGGGCGGTCTTGCCACTTTGCCACTGTTTGCAAAGACAGGTTTTGGCAACAGCCTATTGAGCGTACCGGTCGACACCCCGCTTTTTGCCAGTGCTTTCAAGGATGCATCTGGCGGATACGGCATTGCGATCCTCGATGATACTGGGCAGATCCAGGCCCAAGTAACTCTGCCGGCCCGGGGGCATGGTATCGCTGTTTCCGGCGATGGGCAGTGTCTTGCCGCCTTTGCCCGCAGGCCCGGGACTTTCGCGGTTATTGCCTGGCCGTTTTCAGAAAGGCCCCTTCAGACTCTCGTAGCTTCCGAGGGCCGGCATTTTTATGGGCACGGATGTTTCTCAAAAGACGGCCGCTTGCTTTATGCGGTTGAGAATGACTTTGAAAATGCCCGCGGTGTGGTCGGGATCTATGATGTCAGCGGCGCAGATGTCGCCCGGCTCGGCGAAATCGACAGCCGCGGCATAGGCCCTCACGAAGTGCTGATGAGCGCGGATGGCCAGACCCTGATCGTCGCCAATGGCGGGATAGAAACCCACCCGGACCGGGCGCGTGAAAAGCTCAATTTGAAGACCATGTCGCCGTCCGTGGTGTTTCTGGATGCTGGAACCGGCGATCTGCTGGCGGAACACCGGTTGGACCGGTCGCTGCATCAACTCTCTTTGCGCCACATGGCTTTGGATGGACAAGGCCGCGCCTGGGTGGGGGGGCAGTTTGAAGGCCCGGAAGACGATACCCCGCCACTTGTGGCTGTGATTTCCCGGGATGAGGCTCCCGTTTTGACTGGATTGCCTGCTCATCTGATGGGCAAGCTTCAGAACTACATCGGCTCTGTGACCGCCAATGCCGAAGGCAGCGTAATCGCAACGTCCGCGCCCCGGGGTGGTAAGGCACTGTTCTGGAACGCCAAAAACGGCACTTTCTTAGGGCATCAGGACATTCCGGACGGATGCGGCGTTGCGCCGATCGATCAAGGCAGTTTTCTGATTTCCGATGGCAACGGCGGCGTGTCCTATGTCGCGGATATGCTGGATGGCGCTGAGATCCTGGCGCGGCCACCCGGTTTTGCCTGGGACAATCATTTGACACGGCTCGGCAGGACGCCGGTCTAACAAAGCCTAATTTTACGCGAAAACGGCTCTTTTCCACCTTTTGTCAAAATCTACCGGCATGCTCTTGCTCGGATTGGTCTACATTGTGGCGATTCGCCATTGGGAGACACTGAAATGAAACGGCTTTTGGTCGGTCTGGGCAGTCTGCTGTTTGTGATTGTCACTGCGCTTCTCGTGGTGCCCTTTTTCCTGCCCAAAGATCAGATCAAACAACAGGTGGTTCAACAGATCGACAACCGGTTCGGTTGGCGGATCCGGCTGGATGGCCCTGTTTCCTTGTCTTTGCTGCCGGGGTTCCAGCTG
Proteins encoded:
- the pyc gene encoding pyruvate carboxylase, yielding MAITKILVANRSEIAIRVFRAANELGLKTVAIYAEQDKLALHRFKADEAYQVGKGLGPIEAYLSIDEIIRVAKHAGADAIHPGYGLLSESPEFVDACEEAGITFIGPKSETMRRLGNKVAARNLAIEAGVPVMPATDPLPDDLNEIKKQALEIGYPVMLKASWGGGGRGMRVIPDEATLEKEVLAAKREAKAAFGKDEIYLEKLVQRARHVEVQILGDGENVVHLYERDCSIQRRHQKVVERAPAPYLEEEKRKELCEYGLKIGRAVNYRGAGTVEFLMDADTGAIYFIEVNPRVQVEHTVTEEVTGIDIVQAQIHIADGEKIGTPKSGVPAQENIRLNGHALQCRITTEDPEQNFIPDYGRITAYRGATGFGIRLDGGTAYSGAVITRFYDPLLEKVTAWAPTAEDARKRMDRALREFRIRGVATNLVFLENIIDHADFRAQNYTTRFIDDTPALFEQTKRQDRATKLLTYIADVSVNGHPETKDRVRPPKDVAAPIVPDFGDDKPKGTRELLDELGPKGFADWMKDQKRALITDTTMRDGHQSLLATRMRSHDIVNIAESYATGLPSLFSLECWGGATFDVSMRFLTESPWERLHQIREKAPNILLQMLLRGSNGVGYTNYPDNVVKYFVHQAAENGIDLFRVFDCLNWVENMRVSMDAVQETGKLCEGVLCYTGDMLDSARPKYDLKYYVGLAKELEAAGAHILGIKDMAGLLKPQAAKVLVKALKDEVGLPIHFHTHDTSGIAASTILAAVEAGVDAVDAAMDALSGLTSQPCLGSIVEALRGTDRDTGLDAKTIRQISFYWEAVRTQYRAFESDLRFGASEVYLHEMPGGQFTNLKEQARSLGLETRWHEVAQAYADANQMFGDIVKVTPSSKVVGDMALMMVSQGLTVADVEDPAKDVAFPDSVVKMLHGDLGQSPGGWPKALQDKALKGDKPIAVRPGSLLDDADLDEERSDAAAATGHDIDDTELASYLMYPKVFTDFDKAQQQYGPTSVLPTPVYFYGLEPGDEIFVDLEPGKTLVVRCQAIGETDEKGEKKVFFELNGQPRNVKVPDRAHGAVGAAAMRKAEDGNASHVGAPMPGVISTVAIGAGQEVKAGDVLVSIEAMKMETALHAERDGKVAEVLVTPGAQIDAKDLLVVFEA
- a CDS encoding GNAT family N-acetyltransferase; this encodes MTKTLVLRPAHTSEIESLADVGLRAWQKGVGPLVPKNVYARICKDNPFLPFLKTMGETVLVADVNGKIAGFAACEDHNNHISDLWVDPEIEGRGIGSALIRKLEATIAAKGFSVSEIQVAAQNTRALGLYQHLGYQIVWQERRKDPILEIHLEKVGMKKKLSQAIEAMA
- a CDS encoding glutamine amidotransferase, with translation MDFTSDFATPRPKVLIVLHQEHSSPGRVGQELIKRGFSLDIRKPRFGDSLPDTMRDHAGAVIFGGPMSANDPDGFVHKEIDWINVPLKEEAPFLGICLGAQMMVKHLGGKVAGHKEEMVEIGYYPLQPTDAGKDLMDWPQKVYQWHREGFDCPAGAELLATSPTYPNQAIRVGPAAYGIQFHPELTHQMMVKWTTKGAPRMELPGAQQRRDHFAGRFVYDAAVRTWLDRFLDLWIGTAEAPAQRSRLKAAE
- a CDS encoding TerB family tellurite resistance protein: MLNALKSFVREITFGDSGKKTFADDDKRLAAAALLFHLVDIDGVIEDSESEKLRQILKAHYELSDEDTSELIAAAKQRDEEAVDLYGFTSVLKRTTNEDERLAIIEMMWEIVYADGHVHEFEDNTIWRVAELLGVSSRDRMVLRHKVAKTAPEPDEA
- a CDS encoding imelysin family protein, producing the protein MKSIKLALLAATTLLATPAMAAAPADVLSTYGDIAHAKFADSLATAKSLKAAVDKLIAEPSEANLEAARAAWVAARNPYQQTEAYRFGNAIVDDWEGKVNAWPLDEGLIDYVDVSYGDESEENDYYAANVIANPTLKVGGETIDASNITASLLSEKLQEAGEVEANVATGYHAIEFMLWGQDLNGTDKGAGSRPATDFDTANCTGGNCERRAQYLAAATNLLISDLEEMVVAWAPGGAAREDLGGKGEAGGLATILTGMGSLSYGELAGERMKLGLMLHDPEEEHDCFSDNTHMSHYNDVVGIRNVYFGEYKSPLGNDVKGASLADMVAAKDAALAEEMKTKLDATLAAFETMKARAEGGEAYDQMIGEGNAEGNAVVQAAIDALVDQTASIERVVKALELEEIAFEGSDSLDNPSAVFE
- a CDS encoding di-heme oxidoredictase family protein; protein product: MRILDKVPGLSALAGACIVFAGLFYAPAVADELLSHREDLSEEDRAKVLNVLPLATDFSKAEGFERMQGGAGTSRKRINRDAFSHSNANLTFEQERDFKLGNGLFKKLWASSPASTKASDGLGPLYNARSCQGCHLKDGRGRPPRPGDEAVSLFLRLSIPPQTEEHQKALADKTLLRIPEPTYGGQFQAFAVTGLPAEGRFDIVHEEIEVPLNGGEVAVLQKPVYKIRDLGFGDMHPETLISPRVAPPMIGLGLLQAIHPGDLEALADPNDLDGDGISGKISLVRDGRTGDLMIGRFGWKASNPNIRDQTAGAFSGDIGISSPDKPDNYGDCTERQVACRSMPHGEQTNLGVSEIPDPVMDLVTFYSENLAVPARRDVSDPDVLRGKELFYEIGCTKCHQPKYVTRRNAETEAHQFQLIWPYTDLLLHDMGEGLADGRPVGDATGREWRTPPLWGIGLTETVNDHTRFLHDGRARNLLEAVLWHGGEAEMARDQVIAMEPGERKSLVRFLESL
- a CDS encoding imelysin family protein — translated: MLRMFGICLALVASWPALATDYRKPVDALISGYIRPATQTFAETATKLPAAVQAVCSLPHETSIAAFQNANADTIRDFAKIHFLRFGPLVEEDRLSRLAFMPDPRATAQRQIRKLVAAQDTGVQNADTLAGKSVAVQGLTALQLIAFDKTGGVTLGKDGPDSFACKYSQAIAENVAMIANETAAAWQDPKGYSQVLLETGAKNARFKSSKEALESVFNVLATGLTVARDQNVLPALGKSEEKAKPRRIPFSRSGNGVLFLSSELLGLEQALVSMNLKPMSSSEHEWLFDTLGFEFKNAQSLLSQLQPPLRQTFEESGAYSKLKVLTITLQSIRELVSPEIAGALGLAGGFNALDGD
- a CDS encoding DUF1513 domain-containing protein; amino-acid sequence: MPWTATNTTTFSRRGVLAALGGLATLPLFAKTGFGNSLLSVPVDTPLFASAFKDASGGYGIAILDDTGQIQAQVTLPARGHGIAVSGDGQCLAAFARRPGTFAVIAWPFSERPLQTLVASEGRHFYGHGCFSKDGRLLYAVENDFENARGVVGIYDVSGADVARLGEIDSRGIGPHEVLMSADGQTLIVANGGIETHPDRAREKLNLKTMSPSVVFLDAGTGDLLAEHRLDRSLHQLSLRHMALDGQGRAWVGGQFEGPEDDTPPLVAVISRDEAPVLTGLPAHLMGKLQNYIGSVTANAEGSVIATSAPRGGKALFWNAKNGTFLGHQDIPDGCGVAPIDQGSFLISDGNGGVSYVADMLDGAEILARPPGFAWDNHLTRLGRTPV